The following proteins are encoded in a genomic region of Opitutus sp.:
- a CDS encoding ISAs1 family transposase, producing the protein MPEYRAYIGAYPLHALLAITAAAYLAGAPRGQRDLAAFARRLSPVQRQALGVIRRRGKYGAPSQPTFSRLFARVQAARIEEVLLAHQRQVRGEPPATEIVVIDGKVPKHSGGQNVVTAVTSPGLFYLGSEVVAEKSNEIPAARALCERLDLVDKLVSLDALHTQADTARAIVLEHGGDYLFTVKGNQPGLQKIVAAQVPDPGAPFLTR; encoded by the coding sequence GTGCCTGAATACCGCGCCTACATCGGGGCCTATCCCTTGCACGCGCTGCTGGCGATCACGGCGGCGGCCTATCTGGCCGGAGCACCCCGCGGCCAACGTGACCTGGCCGCTTTCGCCCGCCGGCTCTCCCCGGTCCAACGCCAAGCCCTTGGGGTGATCCGCCGCCGCGGCAAATACGGCGCTCCCAGCCAGCCCACCTTCAGCCGTCTGTTCGCCCGTGTGCAGGCCGCGCGCATCGAGGAGGTTTTACTCGCCCACCAACGCCAGGTGCGAGGCGAGCCTCCCGCCACCGAGATCGTGGTCATCGACGGCAAAGTCCCCAAGCACAGCGGCGGGCAAAACGTGGTAACCGCAGTGACCTCGCCGGGCCTGTTCTATCTCGGCAGCGAGGTCGTCGCCGAAAAAAGCAACGAGATCCCCGCCGCCCGCGCCCTGTGTGAGAGACTCGATTTGGTCGATAAACTCGTGAGCCTTGATGCCCTGCATACCCAGGCGGACACCGCGCGGGCGATCGTACTGGAGCATGGCGGCGACTACCTGTTCACCGTCAAAGGCAATCAGCCCGGCTTGCAGAAAATCGTAGCAGCGCAAGTGCCCGATCCGGGCGCCCCTTTTTTGACCCGTTAA
- a CDS encoding DEAD/DEAH box helicase: MQNHGPKRVYTPQSLEFWFGKLEHDWERHFSDTQLEEGHRIYRDGEVRELELTAADAIIHRRVDKKDEYAVVEWSSKGLSVRSSSTDTDYAHALAVAGLHEIEELVADEISPLPEPVPLSPPAAAPANGNGSAAARASHTPTHAPSHGTAAHAASHSVGKGLAHAQAQAAKTVPVTAKSARIPSGARSTPAGAVAREASRTLILVFTTTIEGLTFQANWINPGKKRVPALGLASQAAGNCHATVSSSERAKLIGLAAYARKAHFTYSQQTGLYLLASVVEIPNFLRSTLSAWKKLFAVELDAQSGMLLNGIKEISVEAVATTRKGKGKAGSLGLDLRWIFKAGERLLTDEEVSLLTRKATSTMIIPDIGIVSLPVERLASISAWHRSAAESRTHGELSPYLIFSLYSDNRVKLTLSPELETWRKNVLSASAATPQLPELLRPYQRRGVEWLHHLCDIGCHGLLADEMGLGKTLQVLSLLATRPQTDRPSLIICPASVVPVWQEEIHRFFPHLAVDVLKNGHDFSARKDAVIWIASYTQMRKHRQLLENHEFAYAVLDEGQFIKNPDAKVTQICFAVRARHRLVLSGTPLENRQLDLWSIFRFLLPGLLGTRVGFEASLTNDRAGTMDRLRAQLAPFILRRTKNEVATELPQKVEMDLLCPLTEVQRAEYAKICAEGLDRLGDDVGAALREKSFGFLALLTRLRQVCCDPDMLPWMKSPLADSGKITLLVEKLAEVIASGHKVVIFSQFVMLLDRVRAALAENFPELPRYELTGMTLDRLKPVQAFQNAKGAAVMLVSLKAAGTGITLHAADYVFLLDPWWNPAVEAQAVDRVHRIGQKSTVFVYRMVTSGTIEERIQALQASKKDLFDRIVGGLGGDFDLSQHFSSLRDLVQLTATQEEAETVV; encoded by the coding sequence ATGCAAAACCACGGTCCGAAACGAGTCTATACCCCGCAGTCGCTTGAGTTCTGGTTCGGTAAACTCGAACACGACTGGGAGCGGCATTTCAGCGACACCCAGCTGGAAGAAGGCCATCGCATCTATCGCGACGGCGAGGTGCGTGAACTGGAGTTGACCGCCGCCGACGCGATCATCCACCGCCGCGTCGATAAAAAGGACGAGTACGCCGTCGTCGAATGGAGCTCGAAGGGGCTTTCGGTGCGCTCCTCGTCCACTGATACGGATTACGCCCACGCCCTAGCGGTGGCTGGTCTGCATGAAATTGAGGAGCTGGTTGCAGATGAGATTTCTCCGCTGCCCGAACCGGTGCCCTTGAGCCCACCTGCTGCGGCACCGGCTAATGGCAACGGTAGCGCGGCAGCGCGCGCCAGCCACACCCCGACGCACGCGCCTTCACACGGCACTGCTGCCCACGCCGCCAGTCACTCTGTGGGCAAGGGGCTTGCCCATGCACAGGCGCAGGCCGCCAAAACCGTTCCAGTCACCGCCAAGTCGGCCCGCATCCCGTCGGGCGCACGAAGCACGCCTGCCGGTGCCGTTGCACGCGAAGCCTCGCGTACGCTGATCCTGGTTTTCACCACCACCATCGAGGGGCTTACGTTTCAGGCCAATTGGATCAATCCCGGAAAAAAGCGCGTGCCCGCCTTGGGGCTCGCGTCGCAGGCCGCCGGTAACTGCCACGCCACGGTGAGTTCAAGCGAGCGCGCGAAGTTGATCGGCTTGGCCGCTTACGCCCGCAAGGCGCACTTCACCTATAGCCAGCAGACCGGCCTGTACCTCTTGGCCTCGGTGGTGGAGATCCCCAATTTCCTTCGCTCCACGCTGTCGGCTTGGAAAAAACTCTTCGCCGTCGAACTCGATGCGCAGTCGGGCATGTTGCTCAACGGGATTAAGGAAATCTCCGTCGAGGCCGTGGCCACTACGCGTAAGGGTAAGGGCAAGGCCGGTAGCCTCGGGCTGGACTTGCGCTGGATTTTCAAGGCTGGCGAACGCCTGCTCACCGACGAGGAGGTTTCTTTGCTCACGCGCAAGGCCACCTCGACGATGATTATCCCCGACATCGGCATCGTGTCGTTGCCGGTGGAACGGCTGGCCTCGATCAGTGCCTGGCACCGCTCCGCAGCTGAATCGCGTACCCACGGTGAACTCTCGCCCTACTTGATTTTTTCGCTCTACAGCGACAATCGCGTAAAGCTTACCCTCTCGCCGGAACTAGAAACGTGGCGCAAAAACGTGCTCAGCGCTTCCGCCGCCACGCCGCAGTTACCCGAGCTGCTTCGCCCCTACCAACGGCGTGGCGTCGAGTGGCTGCATCATCTCTGCGACATCGGTTGCCACGGCCTGCTCGCCGACGAGATGGGTCTGGGTAAAACCCTGCAAGTTCTCAGCTTGCTTGCGACGCGTCCGCAGACGGACCGCCCCAGCCTGATCATCTGTCCTGCCAGCGTTGTTCCGGTGTGGCAGGAGGAGATCCATCGGTTCTTTCCACATCTTGCCGTTGATGTGCTCAAGAACGGTCATGACTTCAGCGCACGCAAAGATGCCGTCATCTGGATCGCCAGTTACACCCAGATGCGCAAGCACCGCCAGCTGCTCGAAAACCACGAGTTTGCCTATGCCGTGCTCGACGAGGGCCAGTTCATCAAAAACCCCGACGCGAAGGTAACCCAGATCTGTTTTGCGGTCCGTGCCCGTCATCGCCTCGTGCTCAGCGGCACGCCGCTGGAGAACCGCCAGCTCGATTTGTGGTCAATTTTCCGCTTTTTGCTGCCAGGATTGTTGGGGACTCGAGTGGGCTTCGAGGCCTCGCTGACCAACGACCGCGCCGGAACGATGGACCGGTTACGCGCGCAGCTTGCCCCGTTTATTCTTCGCCGCACCAAGAACGAGGTCGCCACCGAGTTGCCCCAAAAGGTCGAGATGGATCTGCTCTGTCCGCTCACCGAAGTGCAGCGCGCTGAGTACGCCAAAATTTGCGCCGAGGGGCTCGATCGCTTGGGCGACGACGTGGGCGCTGCGCTGCGTGAAAAGTCGTTTGGCTTCCTCGCGTTGCTCACCCGTCTGCGCCAGGTCTGCTGCGACCCCGACATGCTTCCCTGGATGAAGTCACCGCTCGCCGATTCGGGTAAAATCACGCTGTTGGTGGAGAAGCTCGCCGAGGTCATCGCCAGCGGGCACAAGGTCGTGATCTTTTCGCAGTTCGTGATGCTGCTCGACCGGGTTCGTGCCGCCTTGGCGGAGAACTTCCCCGAGCTTCCCCGTTACGAGCTCACCGGTATGACGCTTGATCGCCTCAAGCCGGTGCAGGCCTTCCAGAATGCCAAAGGCGCGGCGGTGATGCTCGTCTCGCTCAAAGCGGCCGGCACGGGCATCACCCTGCATGCGGCCGATTACGTTTTCCTGCTCGATCCGTGGTGGAATCCGGCCGTGGAGGCGCAGGCCGTGGATCGCGTTCACCGTATCGGCCAAAAAAGCACGGTTTTTGTCTATCGCATGGTCACGTCAGGAACCATCGAGGAACGAATTCAGGCGCTGCAAGCGTCGAAGAAAGATCTGTTCGATCGCATCGTCGGCGGCTTGGGCGGCGACTTCGATTTGAGCCAGCACTTCTCCTCGCTGCGCGATCTGGTTCAGCTCACGGCGACGCAGGAAGAAGCCGAGACCGTCGTTTGA
- a CDS encoding zinc ribbon domain-containing protein: MAAAQRPLPPEDCAQCGEPIPRNAHACPSCGADERTGWRETSIYDGLDLPDEDDEPASENKSGTNRNRRHPNNAAGLRWYWFATLIAVLLVLGLGALGLRP, encoded by the coding sequence ATGGCCGCTGCGCAACGCCCACTGCCGCCCGAAGACTGCGCCCAATGCGGCGAGCCGATTCCGCGCAACGCCCACGCTTGCCCCAGTTGTGGGGCCGATGAACGCACCGGCTGGCGAGAGACCTCGATTTACGACGGCCTCGACCTGCCCGACGAGGACGATGAACCGGCCTCCGAAAACAAGTCCGGCACCAACCGTAACCGGCGTCATCCAAACAACGCTGCGGGCCTGCGCTGGTATTGGTTCGCGACGCTGATCGCGGTGTTGCTCGTTCTCGGCCTCGGTGCGCTAGGCCTGCGGCCCTAG
- a CDS encoding AI-2E family transporter, with product MSELHEPQLLTPSQRRMVGFSLGLAALVATIALLVGVFIVLSFLVGHFSGVLWPLAVAGIIALIMRPAVELLERKLKLRRTSAVVTLYSLFALVVAAVLFAVTPALIQQIFAFIAFVPEFWNHALAYFQQHYPDWVALAQRQMENKTVHAIVSRLAGEADELGALALPSLKSAGLGVLNVFSFITHLAVVPIYLFFFLLSSREPTNNLEKQLPFLKPALRDDVVFLAREFISIVVSFFRGQLMIGLIMGALLATGFSLVGLKFGLIIGMMLGILNIVPYLGTILGMSVALPLALLQPGGGMSLVGLVLLVFGCVQATEGWYLTPKIMGHRTGLHPIAIMVSIFFWGTALNGILGMVLAIPLTAFIVTAWRLVKRKYFGVPEAAAEAASEI from the coding sequence ATGTCTGAATTGCACGAACCGCAGCTATTAACCCCGAGTCAGCGCCGCATGGTGGGCTTTTCGCTCGGACTGGCCGCGCTGGTTGCCACCATCGCGCTGCTCGTCGGTGTATTTATCGTGCTCTCCTTTTTGGTGGGCCATTTCTCCGGCGTGCTTTGGCCGCTGGCCGTTGCCGGTATCATCGCGCTCATCATGCGTCCGGCCGTCGAGCTGCTGGAACGAAAACTGAAACTGCGCCGGACAAGCGCGGTGGTGACCCTGTACAGCCTGTTTGCTCTCGTGGTGGCCGCAGTGCTTTTTGCCGTCACCCCCGCCCTGATTCAGCAGATTTTCGCCTTCATCGCCTTCGTCCCGGAGTTCTGGAACCACGCGCTGGCCTACTTTCAACAACACTACCCCGATTGGGTCGCCCTTGCCCAGCGGCAGATGGAAAACAAAACCGTGCACGCCATCGTTAGTCGGCTGGCGGGCGAAGCCGACGAACTGGGTGCGCTCGCCCTGCCCTCGCTCAAGTCCGCGGGCCTGGGCGTCTTGAACGTTTTCAGTTTTATCACCCACCTGGCGGTGGTCCCGATCTACCTGTTTTTCTTTCTGCTCTCGAGTCGCGAGCCGACCAACAATCTCGAAAAACAACTGCCGTTTCTTAAGCCGGCGTTGCGCGACGACGTGGTATTTCTCGCCCGGGAGTTCATCTCCATCGTCGTCTCCTTTTTTCGGGGACAGCTCATGATCGGGCTGATCATGGGAGCGCTGCTGGCCACCGGATTTTCGCTGGTTGGACTCAAATTTGGACTGATCATCGGCATGATGCTCGGAATCCTCAACATCGTGCCCTACCTAGGCACGATCCTCGGCATGAGCGTGGCGCTACCGCTGGCACTGCTGCAACCCGGCGGCGGCATGTCGCTGGTCGGACTGGTGCTGCTGGTATTCGGCTGCGTGCAAGCCACCGAGGGCTGGTACCTCACCCCCAAGATCATGGGACATCGCACCGGCCTGCACCCCATCGCGATCATGGTTTCGATTTTCTTCTGGGGCACCGCGCTCAACGGCATCCTCGGCATGGTGCTGGCGATTCCCCTGACCGCCTTCATCGTGACCGCCTGGCGCCTGGTTAAACGCAAATACTTTGGCGTGCCTGAAGCCGCCGCCGAGGCCGCCTCCGAAATCTGA
- the uvrA gene encoding excinuclease ABC subunit UvrA, with protein MQAATHIHVKGAREHNLKNLEVRIPRGKLVVITGPSGSGKSSLAFDTIYAEGYRKYMESLSTQARQVLEQLKRPDVDFIHGLSPVLAIEQRTGGGSPRSTIATVTEIADYARLLWALHGSPRCPKDGGRVVQRSLDDNVARVLREAAGERIMILAPALQAKPSVLREELPRLRQRGFQRVRIAGVVKNLDDLDLLPVGAGSAELLVELVIDRLVAVADQRSRLADSLELAFREGKDRALILAQKSGDAPWRELSLSQSLACEVCGDVFEKLTPRHFSFNHSEGACGSCGGLGRKLRFIPELVIPDPAKSVRGGAIKPWRIGGKNLIIKHNAQLKQLAEQLPFDADMPWQDLPEATRELLLNGAGERLFAFKLKRMREPKAMPFAGILGDLADTFRDTDSDGFRARLTTFMISGECPECHGTRLNARSGAVTVAGKTSPQFFALDVGDAHAFATTLVAELADNEALREIVTGIEQRLRFLLETGLGYLTLDRDYDTLSGGEAQRVRLATQLGMGLMGVIYVLDEPSIGLHPHDNQKLLETLRELRDRGNTVLVVEHDEDTMRIADEIIELGPEAGTEGGNILFQGTPAALMALSVQQSRTGPFLARTRSVTREAKAKRPDGLFLTVREARANNLRDVDARFPVGLLTVVTGVSGSGKSTLVNDVLAAAAARKLNGATKVTPGLHRHIENLDQFEKLVQVDQSPIGRSPRSNPATYVGLLDLLRDLFAQVPLAKVRGYKASRFSFNVRGGRCERCQGDGMIKLDMQFMADAYAPCPSCAGRRFNRETLEILFHGKSIADVLNLTVRDAMQLFRNIPRVMDKLETLNAVGLGYLTLGQSATTLSGGEAQRLKLSLELSKRQQGGTLYVLDEPTTGLHWVDIQHLMDLLFRLRDQGNTLIVIEHNLDVIALADWIIDLGPGGGSAGGQIVATGSVADIEAAPASLTGLALKRWRASV; from the coding sequence ATGCAGGCCGCCACTCACATTCACGTCAAAGGCGCCCGGGAGCACAACTTGAAGAACCTCGAGGTGCGCATCCCGCGAGGCAAACTCGTGGTCATCACCGGCCCGTCGGGCTCGGGTAAATCGTCGCTGGCCTTCGACACGATTTACGCCGAGGGCTACCGCAAGTACATGGAGTCGCTCTCCACCCAGGCCCGCCAGGTCCTTGAGCAACTCAAGCGGCCCGACGTCGATTTTATCCACGGTCTTTCACCCGTGCTGGCGATCGAGCAGCGCACCGGCGGCGGCTCGCCGCGCAGCACCATTGCTACCGTGACCGAGATTGCCGATTACGCCCGCCTGCTGTGGGCGCTGCACGGCTCGCCGCGTTGCCCCAAGGATGGCGGCCGAGTCGTGCAACGCTCGCTCGATGACAACGTCGCCCGCGTCCTGCGCGAGGCGGCCGGCGAGCGCATCATGATCCTGGCGCCCGCCCTCCAGGCCAAGCCGTCGGTCTTGCGCGAGGAGCTGCCGCGCCTGCGCCAGCGTGGGTTTCAACGGGTGCGCATCGCCGGGGTGGTTAAAAACCTCGACGACCTCGATCTGCTGCCAGTCGGCGCGGGCTCCGCCGAGCTGCTGGTCGAGCTGGTGATCGACCGTCTGGTGGCGGTCGCCGACCAGCGCAGCCGCCTTGCCGACTCGCTTGAACTCGCCTTCCGCGAGGGCAAGGACCGCGCACTTATCCTCGCGCAAAAATCGGGTGACGCCCCGTGGCGCGAGTTGAGCCTGAGCCAGTCGCTCGCCTGCGAGGTGTGCGGCGATGTGTTTGAGAAACTCACCCCGCGCCACTTTTCGTTTAACCACTCCGAGGGTGCCTGCGGCTCCTGCGGCGGGCTCGGGCGCAAACTGCGCTTCATCCCTGAATTGGTCATCCCCGATCCGGCGAAATCGGTGCGCGGCGGGGCGATCAAACCGTGGCGCATCGGCGGCAAGAATCTCATCATTAAACACAACGCCCAGCTCAAGCAGCTGGCCGAGCAGCTCCCCTTCGACGCCGATATGCCCTGGCAAGACCTGCCCGAGGCGACCCGCGAGCTGCTCCTCAACGGTGCCGGGGAGCGGCTGTTTGCCTTTAAGCTCAAACGCATGCGCGAGCCCAAAGCCATGCCCTTCGCCGGTATTCTGGGCGACCTAGCTGACACGTTCCGCGATACGGATAGCGACGGGTTTCGCGCCCGGTTGACCACCTTCATGATCAGTGGCGAATGCCCCGAGTGCCACGGCACGCGGCTCAACGCCCGCAGTGGCGCGGTCACGGTGGCGGGTAAAACCAGCCCGCAATTCTTCGCGCTCGATGTCGGCGACGCCCACGCGTTTGCCACCACGCTGGTCGCCGAGTTGGCCGACAACGAGGCGCTGCGCGAGATCGTCACGGGCATTGAGCAACGCCTGCGTTTCCTGCTCGAAACCGGTCTCGGCTACCTGACGCTTGACCGCGACTACGACACGCTTTCCGGCGGCGAAGCGCAGCGCGTGCGACTCGCCACGCAGCTCGGCATGGGGCTCATGGGCGTGATCTACGTGCTCGACGAGCCGAGCATCGGCTTGCACCCGCACGACAACCAAAAGCTCCTCGAAACGCTCCGTGAATTGCGCGACCGCGGCAACACGGTGCTGGTGGTCGAACACGACGAGGACACCATGCGCATCGCCGATGAGATCATCGAGCTCGGACCTGAGGCCGGCACCGAGGGCGGAAATATTCTTTTTCAAGGCACGCCCGCCGCGCTGATGGCGTTGTCGGTCCAGCAATCGCGCACGGGGCCGTTTCTCGCCCGCACGCGCTCGGTCACCCGCGAGGCCAAGGCGAAACGTCCCGATGGGCTCTTCCTCACCGTGCGCGAGGCGCGCGCCAACAACCTGCGCGACGTCGATGCGCGTTTCCCTGTCGGTCTGCTCACGGTGGTTACCGGCGTATCGGGCTCGGGCAAAAGCACGTTGGTCAACGACGTGCTGGCCGCCGCCGCCGCGCGTAAACTTAACGGTGCAACCAAGGTCACTCCCGGCCTGCACCGCCATATCGAGAACCTCGATCAGTTTGAGAAACTGGTGCAGGTGGACCAGTCGCCGATCGGCCGCTCACCGCGCTCCAATCCGGCGACCTACGTGGGGTTACTCGACCTGTTGCGCGACCTGTTTGCGCAGGTCCCGCTGGCCAAGGTGCGCGGCTACAAAGCGAGCCGTTTTTCCTTCAACGTGCGTGGCGGCCGGTGCGAGCGTTGCCAGGGCGACGGCATGATCAAACTCGACATGCAGTTCATGGCCGACGCCTACGCGCCGTGCCCGAGCTGCGCCGGGCGGCGGTTTAACCGCGAAACGCTGGAGATCCTTTTCCACGGCAAATCGATCGCCGATGTCCTCAATCTCACGGTGCGCGATGCGATGCAGCTGTTTCGCAATATCCCGCGCGTCATGGACAAACTGGAAACGCTCAACGCCGTGGGGCTGGGTTACCTTACGCTCGGCCAGTCCGCGACCACGCTCTCCGGCGGCGAGGCGCAGCGGCTCAAGCTGTCGCTGGAGCTGAGCAAGCGTCAGCAAGGGGGGACGCTCTACGTTCTCGATGAGCCGACGACCGGCCTGCATTGGGTGGATATTCAGCACCTGATGGACCTGCTGTTCAGGCTGCGTGATCAGGGCAACACCTTGATCGTAATCGAGCACAACCTCGACGTGATCGCCCTGGCCGACTGGATCATCGATCTGGGGCCTGGCGGCGGCAGCGCAGGCGGACAGATTGTCGCCACCGGTTCAGTGGCGGACATCGAGGCGGCGCCCGCAAGCTTGACGGGACTTGCGCTCAAACGCTGGCGCGCCAGCGTTTGA
- a CDS encoding addiction module antitoxin RelB, which produces MTLDQIVEETRSLPHDVVNDLVDRILFAAHGGQDPVQSRAWSDTVQRRIGEIESGQAQLIPLEDALAQARQRIGR; this is translated from the coding sequence ATGACCCTGGATCAAATCGTGGAAGAGACCCGTTCATTACCGCATGATGTGGTTAATGATTTGGTGGATCGTATCCTGTTCGCTGCTCACGGGGGGCAGGATCCCGTGCAGTCGCGGGCTTGGTCGGACACGGTGCAACGTCGTATCGGAGAGATTGAGAGCGGCCAGGCCCAGCTGATTCCGCTTGAGGATGCACTGGCGCAGGCCCGCCAACGCATTGGCCGGTGA
- a CDS encoding type II toxin-antitoxin system RelE/ParE family toxin, with translation MKREIHAEAQAEFLAALDYYAGISPVLACRFYDEIERLMIEVGAAPKRFRLYDPPARRHIGRDFPYAVIYLERSDHVWIIAVMPLHRAPDYWKQRLT, from the coding sequence GTGAAACGGGAAATTCATGCGGAGGCGCAGGCCGAATTTCTGGCGGCGCTCGATTATTATGCCGGGATAAGTCCGGTCTTGGCTTGCCGATTTTATGACGAGATTGAGCGGTTGATGATCGAGGTAGGCGCGGCGCCTAAACGGTTTCGTCTCTATGATCCTCCTGCACGTCGGCATATCGGCAGGGATTTCCCTTATGCCGTCATTTATCTGGAGCGGTCTGATCACGTTTGGATCATCGCGGTGATGCCGCTCCATCGGGCACCCGATTACTGGAAGCAGCGCCTCACCTGA
- the nadB gene encoding L-aspartate oxidase: protein MSTGPSFDVLVIGSGIAGLSFALKAARLGRSVAILTKKNQAESNTNYAQGGIAVVTGKTDDVDKHVQDTLVAGDGLCDEKVVREIVRDGPARVQELVELGLEFSRDASGSYDLGREGGHTERRVLHVKDMTGKAIESALIKALSLEPRIAMYEHMFAIDIITRRKLAPKTPKRDDRVLGVYALDVRDGHVLTFEAPVVMLSTGGAGQAYLYTTNPDIATGDGIAMAYRAGIEVRNMEFIQFHPTALYSTSGLRFLITEAVRGEGAILRNAAGEAFMKDYHPMADLAPRDIVARAIDTEMKKSGVAHVWLDITHRNEAFLRTRFPLIYKTCKDIGINIAKAMIPVVPAAHYTCGGVATNLSAETSLPGLYACGEVACTGLHGANRLASNSLLEAVVMAHRGSLSVDRYLKKALRLPVPAVPAWVDLGGGDVDERVVVSHNWDELRRTLWDYVSIMRTTRRLERARTRIANLSREIQDYYWNFSVDARLLELRNLTQVAEMIVACALQRKESRGLHAIADYPKTKKVARDSRVVKN from the coding sequence GTGAGCACCGGACCTTCTTTTGACGTCCTGGTGATCGGCAGCGGCATCGCCGGACTGAGCTTCGCGCTGAAGGCCGCTCGGCTGGGCCGTTCGGTGGCGATCCTGACCAAGAAAAACCAGGCCGAATCCAACACCAACTATGCCCAAGGCGGCATCGCGGTGGTCACCGGCAAAACCGACGACGTCGATAAGCACGTGCAGGACACCCTCGTGGCCGGCGACGGCTTGTGTGACGAAAAAGTGGTGCGCGAAATCGTGCGCGACGGCCCGGCCCGCGTTCAGGAGTTGGTCGAGCTCGGCTTGGAATTTTCTCGGGACGCCTCCGGCAGCTATGACCTCGGTCGCGAAGGCGGCCACACCGAGCGCCGCGTGCTGCACGTCAAGGACATGACCGGAAAGGCCATCGAGTCCGCGCTGATCAAGGCGCTCTCGCTGGAGCCCCGCATCGCGATGTACGAGCACATGTTCGCGATCGACATAATTACGCGCCGCAAACTCGCGCCCAAAACCCCTAAACGTGACGACCGCGTGCTGGGGGTTTACGCCCTCGATGTGCGCGACGGGCACGTGCTCACCTTTGAGGCACCGGTGGTGATGTTGTCCACCGGCGGCGCGGGCCAGGCCTACCTTTACACAACCAATCCCGACATCGCCACCGGCGACGGCATCGCCATGGCGTACCGGGCCGGCATCGAGGTGCGCAACATGGAGTTTATCCAGTTCCACCCCACCGCGCTGTATTCAACCAGCGGATTGCGTTTCCTCATCACCGAGGCGGTGCGCGGCGAAGGCGCCATCCTGCGCAACGCCGCCGGCGAGGCCTTCATGAAGGACTACCACCCGATGGCCGACTTGGCCCCGCGCGACATCGTGGCCCGCGCCATCGACACCGAAATGAAGAAAAGCGGCGTGGCCCACGTCTGGCTCGACATCACGCACCGCAACGAGGCGTTCCTGCGCACCCGTTTCCCCCTGATTTACAAGACCTGCAAGGACATCGGCATCAACATTGCCAAGGCGATGATTCCCGTGGTGCCGGCCGCCCATTACACCTGCGGCGGGGTCGCCACCAACCTCTCGGCCGAAACCTCGCTTCCCGGCCTCTATGCCTGCGGCGAGGTCGCCTGCACCGGCCTGCATGGGGCCAACCGCCTCGCGTCCAATTCGCTGCTGGAAGCGGTGGTCATGGCCCACCGCGGCTCACTCTCGGTGGACCGCTACCTCAAAAAAGCCCTGCGCCTGCCGGTCCCTGCGGTGCCCGCTTGGGTGGACCTCGGCGGCGGTGACGTGGACGAACGCGTGGTGGTTTCCCACAACTGGGACGAGTTGCGCCGGACGCTTTGGGATTACGTGAGCATCATGCGCACCACGCGCCGGCTGGAACGGGCCCGCACGCGCATCGCAAACCTGTCCCGCGAAATCCAGGACTACTACTGGAATTTCTCGGTCGACGCCCGCCTGCTTGAACTGCGCAACCTGACGCAAGTCGCCGAGATGATTGTGGCCTGCGCGTTGCAGCGCAAAGAAAGCCGCGGCCTGCACGCCATCGCCGATTACCCCAAGACCAAGAAAGTCGCGCGCGACTCCCGCGTGGTCAAAAACTAG
- a CDS encoding pantoate--beta-alanine ligase: protein MQTITSVSQMQSLAEGLRAQGQRLALVPTMGALHPGHLSLVTIAKGLAQVVVVTIFVNPTQFGPNEDFSKYPKQLDADLAACEAAGVDYVFAPEAADIYPKNYSTYVIEEHIAKPLEGASRPAHFRGVTTVVAKLFNIVRPHMAIFGQKDAQQVAVINKMVTDLNFNVEIVVGPTLREVDGLALSSRNRYLTTTQRGEALVIHRALRKAADMVAAGERRVDRLIAEATHLIGQQRRVRIIYVSIVDRLTMEAIKGEITLGKGVMTIAVWVDEVRLIDNEIL, encoded by the coding sequence ATGCAAACCATCACGTCCGTTTCCCAGATGCAGTCGCTCGCCGAGGGCCTGCGCGCCCAAGGCCAACGCCTCGCCCTCGTGCCCACCATGGGCGCATTGCACCCGGGGCACCTCAGCTTAGTCACGATCGCCAAGGGGCTCGCCCAAGTCGTGGTGGTGACGATTTTCGTCAACCCGACCCAGTTCGGACCGAACGAGGATTTTTCCAAATACCCGAAGCAACTCGACGCGGATCTGGCGGCATGCGAAGCGGCGGGCGTGGACTACGTATTCGCACCGGAAGCGGCGGATATTTACCCGAAGAATTACTCGACCTACGTGATCGAGGAGCACATCGCCAAGCCGCTCGAAGGCGCGTCACGGCCGGCACATTTCCGCGGGGTCACCACGGTGGTGGCAAAACTGTTTAACATCGTGCGCCCGCACATGGCGATTTTCGGCCAGAAAGACGCCCAGCAAGTCGCGGTGATCAACAAGATGGTCACCGATTTGAATTTTAACGTCGAGATCGTGGTCGGCCCGACCCTGCGCGAAGTCGACGGACTGGCCCTGAGCTCGCGTAACCGTTATCTGACGACGACCCAGCGCGGTGAGGCCCTGGTGATCCACCGCGCCCTGCGCAAAGCCGCCGACATGGTTGCCGCCGGCGAACGCCGCGTGGACCGCCTGATCGCCGAAGCCACCCACCTCATCGGCCAACAGCGCCGCGTACGCATCATTTATGTGTCGATTGTCGACCGGCTGACGATGGAAGCCATCAAGGGCGAAATCACCCTGGGCAAGGGCGTGATGACCATCGCCGTCTGGGTCGACGAAGTGCGTTTAATCGATAACGAAATCCTGTGA